A region from the Oryzias latipes chromosome 20, ASM223467v1 genome encodes:
- the usf3 gene encoding basic helix-loop-helix domain-containing protein USF3 — protein sequence MPEMTETQTRLGHKPKRKKNKESHNADERHRKEKINAGINRIGNLLPCCQSLKQSKNMILDQAFRYITELKKQNDAMLLEGGDKAQAEEIRRLRRQLEELRKKSAHYIDLLKAHDIDFLEDPTIHWKGKQRCAKLTKVTPTHKLHKGIVVYSNGNAMCLPGKQTGLRKHPSETLIVQPAVEARLRVNGTLLQVDASSSTPALLPGSAATPTQSTPGLRVIEQCVVEGATGGPTLPPSVSYITLQIPAATTALPQQTQPAALQTLSIAATSAPQLPVESPALLTPLQTVTSEVCSSATQDTSIRTVGYSAVPSSQALLRTGAAGSTQTTWTTLQMAGNTVQPVCQSLTFPEVSANTKAVQQVTACPANGNPSVHPIQIQMQRIQQAPITAHPQAQSFPKTPQSQAAVLNQAQSQSVLSPQPQCALLPQSAIVPQPAVIAHPAVVSQVQPTVLQPASVVPHPPATLIPQPQPLPQPTLVQQPQATVLPLLQTMQVLQVNPSGSPASRVTASQNTNNASVVILQQAGACPSQPVLRDDLNNQTPCQHIVIIQAPNQAPSGTQNPQIGIAPTAVPAASTQTSTISSSASTTTLPSVGGKQLVHILPRPAQPQATQTSSSLPVSTTPQTITVNGQVFALQPMKCSDKASSQSGQGTLQLVQPTTTEEPTTNVALKSLGALCSLNQSISQGLPLSISSQSSCQLPPASLAVVQQKQQPKPLAAAPSSGSGHQQPPQKLQVSCMKPVTPGIVGISPKPSGKRLRTALNAKRATAKRTKPVKRKELNQAQLCVAGESQAAQTAKPEVIQSTALKVTDNLSVSTTVSTTSSSREAVTLAQNTIVCSSSENVVILSPSPPHEKSSVTSSQSDSTFTQKDISTIKTTATTVSATLVRTSGSETIAFQSETPVCSTANLAANKLSVPDSKQVTASAAVCTLQHESATTTPVSKQNSSVDTSAAAGAAGCTSAADSVACSTPVSVTGLTATASIYLNPTTLTVYPCPSQGSEVPDPVTCAKPQSTTCSSGSTGAGLSSSASLCSAAHSTVTASATNAEFRKRSTAPRAPLQQDEETIPTPPCRPDEVKLPLANRSERESHAGRLSSTVEKDVLAPVTSAIPKKDFALSEQLYTNLDEQAIEHPMSSNRQTDSPLSTGSGGGRVFSVASMLPQGHSLGASTSSFGPFTFTSEQAEMLALAILEQDNSGKRTSGCSGDNTSSTTPTTVSWDPTKTLSTSTSKEQSLGEQQTKTNKSVDPGINKPVADMHVRGQIIEGAVGVPNGGRHLQNVAYSHSPSLPQAQTQSSSQSETGASLSINNLIRSSHQGYPGSPSILGHQGSVPSPLATTAHISQPINNAISPCSGASQDNEYKKNTLMRAQPGVGMVERQVKIISKRQAQEEVMLNTGKRPKPCPPPGNAVNHIDGKASDHNQMMGQLPSTSAAVTPRIISESGGPLFSSNPFTSPSGRPADGHCPPQGSADQSQSVLHVAQSHPQHTGNQQSQHLGGNLYVKQQHEQQRHHLYHLQHQLTQPDPAQRLSLHQRVLQQQEQQQQHVQKKRGIVRGNQTGSPAGLQQQQQKQHHLEKSGVAQHSHQQQQQIQHQQHAQTQQLQQQSHQQSQQHQQPTQHQQPPQHQQHQPQGHQQAPQAQHQQHQQQQQQQQQNSHSRHSQHLQQQIQQQQQQQHFRHQEKSCEVQAAGSRAHHSSHLAQQEHLKPGQDHNALQRMMNSRSLEQQLISSPSNPVSRSSDLACASSRQERHRVSNYSAEALIGKTSTSGEQQRMALHLQPGRSGSQEQPDLRGYLDTSRGKTSIPHNPQNRLPSDHQGPTDVQRVSECPPFKVMGAGGTHQLGGFEAQVSRGNEMASKSVPPSQRGPQGQQQGGFRMSVGPAGDGRNRGGYNGSHLGTQGIQVGATAPREQESCHQSFMQSLLSPHLPEQTNHQRTVQCCPPVSMEYSCVPGSSSRDIQAKASSPSVPHSQKAPGMRLAEGHKGHIPQVSGNLHAGPGVRAGLPHPSAPHSSSEPGRSSASSRPLTAVSQQSRHITRDTQSTKPRPGERLRSAPLRSTNPFEPESHLPLPSGGGVLLSRSQSGGEARRSTIVRFMPDGAQVPSDNNLVADQHLAQNFGFPLIHEGVMNPPPPINANSTFIPPVSQSNTSRTPSLLPVEPQNTLPSFYPSYSPAAHPSLSSDVTLQYFPNQMFTSPSADKGSAPPLNNRFSSILSPPRPVGFAQASFPLLPDIPPMPIANSSSITPHISNFSFTSLFPEIASGVSTDGSAMPMSPLLSLSNTSSADSSKQPNRPAHNISHILGHDGSSAI from the exons ATGCCAGAGATGACCGAAACACAAACACGACTTGGTCATAAACCAAA aaggaagaaaaacaaagaatctcacaatgcag atgaAAGACACAGAAAGGAGAAAATTAATGCTGGTATTAATCGTATTGGAAACCTCTTGCCTTGTTGCCAGTCACTTAAACAG AGTAAGAACATGATATTGGATCAAGCTTTTCGCTACATCACTGAACTGAAGAAGCAAAATGATGCAATGCTACTGGAAGGTGGAGATAAAGCCCAAG CGGAAGAGATTCGTCGACTGAGGCGTCAGTTGGAGGAACTGAGGAAGAAGAGTGCTCACTACATCGACCTTCTCAAAGCTCATGATATAGATTTTTTAGAGGACCCTACTATTCACTGGAAAGGCAAGCAGCGCTGTGCCAAATTGACGAAAGTGACCCCCACTCACAAGCTCCATAAAGGGATTGTTGTCTATTCCAATGGCAACGCAATGTGCCTACCAGGAAAACAGACTGGTCTCAGAAAGCACCCGTCTGAAACATTAATTGTACAGCCAGCAGTTGAGGCCAGATTGAGGGTTAATGGAACTCTGCTGCAAGTCGACGCATCTTCTTCCACTCCTGCACTTCTCCCTGGATCAGCTGCCACACCCACTCAGTCTACTCCAGGTTTGAGAGTGATAGAGCAATGTGTGGTTGAGGGAGCAACTGGAGGCCCCACTCTACCACCTTCTGTGTCTTACATCACTCTCCAGATCCCTGCTGCCACCACGGCTCTGCCACAGCAAACGCAGCCTGCTGCCCTTCAGACTCTTTCTATAGCAGCTACTTCAGCCCCTCAGCTTCCCGTTGAAAGCCCTGCACTGCTTACACCATTGCAGACGGTTACTTCAGAGGTTTGCTCTTCAGCAACACAGGACACTTCCATCAGGACTGTAGGTTACTCTGCTGTTCCAAGCAGCCAGGCTCTTCTTAGGACAGGGGCTGCAGGCAGCACCCAGACTACATGGACAACATTGCAGATGGCAGGAAATACAGTGCAACCAGTCTGTCAGAGTCTAACATTTCCAGAGGTCAGTGCTAACACCAAGGCTGTCCAGCAGGTGACTGCATGTCCAGCGAATGGCAATCCATCAGTTCATCCCATTCAGATTCAAATGCAGCGAATACAGCAAGCACCCATCACAGCTCACCCTCAAGCACAgtcttttccaaaaacaccacAATCGCAAGCAGCTGTTCTAAACCAGGCGCAGTCTCAATCTGTTCTATCCCCCCAACCTCAATGCGCTCTTCTTCCCCAGTCAGCCATAGTACCACAGCCAGCAGTGATCGCTCATCCAGCTGTTGTGTCACAGGTCCAGCCTACTGTTCTTCAACCAGCTTCAGTTGTCCCTCATCCTCCAGCGACTCTTATACCGCAGCCACAGCCTCTCCCTCAACCAACCTTGGTGCAGCAGCCACAGGCCACAGTTCTCCCTCTTCTCCAAACCATGCAGGTGCTGCAGGTCAATCCTTCTGGATCACCAGCATCTCGAGTAACGGCAtctcaaaacacaaacaatgcaAGTGTTGTAATCCTGCAGCAGGCGGGTGCTTGTCCTTCCCAGCCAGTTCTCAGAGACGACTTGAATAATCAAACGCCATGTCAACACATAGTTATCATCCAAGCACCTAATCAGGCTCCGTCTGGAACCCAGAATCCTCAAATCGGCATTGCGCCGACTGCTGTACCTGCTGCCTCCACTCAAACATCCACAATCAGCAGCTCTGCATCTACCACTACCCTACCGAGCGTTGGAGGAAAGCAACTTGTGCACATTCTGCCTCGTCCTGCCCAGCCTCAGGCCACCCAGACTTCCTCTTCTCTGCCTGTTTCTACAACCCCACAGACCATCACTGTTAATGGTCAGGTATTTGCCCTGCAGCCCATGAAGTGTTCTGACAAAGCTAGCTCCCAGAGTGGGCAAGGTACCCTCCAACTTGTCCAGCCAACCACCACTGAGGAACCAACTACTAATGTGGCTCTTAAAAGTTTAGGCGCCCTTTGCAGTCTCAACCAGAGCATCTCTCAGGGTCTTCCTCTTAGCATTTCTAGCCAAAGCAGTTGTCAGCTTCCACCGGCTTCCTTAGCAGTAGTGCAGCAGAAGCAACAACCAAAGCCTCTTGCTGCAGCGCCAAGTTCTGGATCTGGACATCAACAACCTCCCCAAAAGCTACAGGTCTCTTGTATGAAGCCTGTCACACCAGGGATTGTGGGTATTTCCCCAAAGCCTTCTGGAAAGAGACTTCGTACAGCTTTAAATGCAAAGAGAGCAACAGCTAAAAGGACTAAACCTGTTAAGAGAAAAGAGCTTAATCAGGCACAGCTGTGTGTCGCAGGAGAGTCCCAAGCGGCTCAGACTGCAAAACCTGAAGTTATACAGTCCACTGCTCTCAAAGTAACTGACAATTTATCCGTATCTACAACAGTTTCCACAACTAGTAGTAGCAGGGAAGCTGTTACTTTAGCTCAGAACACAATAGTGTGCAGCTCATCAGAAAATGTGGTTATATTGAGCCCATCTCCTCCACATGAGAAAAGTTCTGTCACTTCATCTCAGAGTGACTCAACATTTACTCAAAAAGACATCAGTACCATCAAAACTACAGCTACCACTGTTAGTGCAACATTAGTCAGGACTTCAGGGAGTGAGACTATAGCATTTCAGAGTGAAACACCTGTTTGTTCTACCGCTAACTTGGCTGCCAACAAACTCTCTGTTCCAGACAGTAAACAGGTCACTGCCAGTGCAGCAGTTTGCACATTACAGCACGAGTCAGCCACCACCACTCCTGTTTCGAAACAAAACAGTTCAGTAGATacttctgcagctgctggtgcGGCTGGGTGCACATCTGCTGCAGATTCAGTCGCGTGTTCGACTCCTGTCTCTGTGACTGGTCTTACAGCAACTGcttctatttatttaaatccaaCTACCCTAACAGTGTATCCATGTCCGTCTCAAGGATCTGAAGTCCCCGATCCAGTAACATGTGCTAAACCTCAGTCCACCACTTGTTCCTCTGGGTCTACAGGGGCAGGATTGTCATCTTCGGCCTCATTGTGCTCTGCTGCCCACAGCACTGTTACTGCCTCAGCAACAAATGCAGAGTttaggaagaggtccactgCTCCAAGAGCGCCATTACAGCAAGATGAGGAGACTATACCCACCCCACCATGCCGACCTGATGAAGTGAAGCTACCGCTGGCCAATAGAAGTGAAAGAGAAAGTCATGCAGGGAGACTGTCTTCTACTGTAGAGAAAGACGTTTTGGCTCCAGTGACTTCTGCTATTCCTAAAAAAGACTTTGCCCTGTCTGAACAGCTGTACACTAACTTGGATGAACAGGCTATTGAACATCCCATGTCGtccaacagacagacagattctCCCCTGTCCACGGGCTCTGGAGGTGGCAGAGTGTTCTCTGTGGCATCAATGCTTCCCCAGGGCCACAGTCTTGGTGCCTCAACAAGCTCCTTTGGTCCATTTACATTCACTTCTGAGCAGGCTGAAATGCTGGCTTTGGCTATATTGGAGCAGGACAACTCTGGGAAGAGGACTAGTGGATGCTCTGGGGACAACACCTCTTCAACAACCCCCACCACAGTCTCATGGGATCCAACTAAAACTCTCTCAACGTCTACCAGCAAAGAACAGAGTTTAGGTGAGCAGCagactaaaacaaataaatctgtggATCCAGGAATAAATAAACCTGTTGCTGACATGCATGTCAGGGGACAGATCATAGAGGGGGCTGTCGGCGTGCCAAATGGTGGTAGACATCTACAAAATGTTGCATACTCACACTCACCATCTCTCCCTCAAGCCCAGACCCAAAGTTCATCCCAGAGTGAAACTGGAGCTAGTCTTAGCATTAACAATCTGATCAGATCCAGCCATCAGGGCTATCCTGGCTCTCCTAGTATTCTTGGCCATCAGGGTTCAGTTCCATCTCCTCTGGCAACCACGGCCCACATATCCCAACCCATAAACAACGCCATATCGCCATGTTCAGGGGCTTCCCAGGAcaatgaatacaaaaaaaatactttaatgagAGCACAGCCTGGAGTGGGCATGGTCGAGCGGCAGGTGAAGATCATATCAAAGCGGCAGGCCCAAGAAGAGGTCATGTTAAAcactgggaaaaggccaaagccTTGCCCTCCTCCTGGCAATGCAGTAAATCACATTGATGGGAAAGCGTCAGACCACAATCAGATGATGGGCCAGCTGCCATCCACTTCAGCCGCTGTCACGCCGAGGATTATTTCAGAAAGTGGAGGCCCGCTTTTCTCCTCAAATCCATTCACAAGTCCCTCAGGTCGTCCCGCGGACGGCCACTGTCCCCCGCAAGGATCTGCTGACCAGAGCCAGTCAGTACTTCATGTGGCTCAGAGTCATCCACAGCACACAGGAAACCAGCAGAGTCAACACCTGGGAGGGAACCTTTACGTGAAACAGCAGCATGAACAGCAAAGACACCATCTGTATCATTTGCAACACCAGCTGACACAACCAGACCCTGCACAGCGCCTCTCACTACACCAGAGGGTGCTACAGCAgcaagagcagcagcagcagcacgtcCAGAAAAAGCGGGGAATCGTACGAGGCAATCAGACTGGCTCACCGGCtggcctgcagcagcagcagcagaagcaacATCATCTGGAAAAGTCTGGAGTCGCGCAGCACTCGCatcaacagcagcaacagattCAGCATCAACAGCACGCGCAGACGCAGCAACTGCAACAGCAGTCACACCAACAATCACAACAGCATCAACAACCAACCCAACACCAACAGCCTCCTCAACACCAGCAGCACCAGCCGCAGGGACACCAACAAGCTCCTCAAGCgcagcatcagcagcaccaacaacaacaacagcagcagcagcagaactccCACTCCAGACACTCGCAgcacctgcagcagcagatccagcagcagcagcagcagcagcacttcaGACACCAAGAGAAGAGCTGTGAAGTCCAAGCAGCTGGATCCAGGGCCCACCACAGCAGCCACCTGGCTCAGCAGGAACACCTGAAG CCCGGCCAGGACCATAATGCTTTGCAGAGGATGATGAATTCCAGGAGCCTGGAGCAGCAGCTTATTTCTTCTCCCAGCAATCCCGTGTCCCGTTCATCTGATCTGGCCTGTGCTTCATCTCGCCAGGAGCGCCATCGCGTGTCCAACTACTCCGCCGAGGCACTCATTGGTAAAACATCCACAAGCGGTGAGCAGCAGCGAATGGCTCTCCATCTTCAGCCTGGTCGCAGCGGCAGTCAGGAGCAGCCAGACCTCCGCGGTTACTTGGACACATCCAGAGGGAAGACCAGCATCCCCCACAATCCTCAGAACCGCCTTCCATCTGACCATCAAGGCCCCACTGATGTTCAGCGTGTTTCTGAGTGTCCGCCCTTTAAGGTTATGGGGGCTGGAGGAACACATCAGCTTGGTGGTTTTGAGGCCCAGGTGTCTCGTGGGAATGAGATGGCATCCAAGTCTGTTCCCCCCTCCCAGAGAGGCCCTCAAGGGCAACAGCAAGGGGGCTTCAGGATGAGTGTTGGGCCTGCGGGAGATGGCAGAAATCGTGGTGGCTACAACGGGTCTCATCTCGGGACGCAGGGAATTCAAGTTGGAGCGACGGCGCCACGTGAGCAGGAAAGCTGTCATCAGAGCTTTATGCAGAGCCTCCTGTCCCCCCACCTTCCTGAGCAGACCAACCACCAACGAACAGTGCAGTGCTGTCCGCCTGTTAGCATGGAGTATAGCTGTGTGCCCGGAAGCTCTTCAAGAGACATTCAGGCCAAGGCTTCCAGCCCCAGCGTTCCCCACTCTCAGAAGGCTCCAGGTATGCGGCTTGCAGAGGGCCACAAAGGCCACATTCCTCAGGTCAGTGGTAATTTGCACGCTGGACCAGGTGTGCGAGCAGGTCTCCCCCACCCTTCAGCCCCGCACAGCAGCTCTGAACCCGGCCGATCCTCGGCTTCTTCCAGACCGCTCACCGCTGTCAGCCAGCAATCTCGCCATATCACCAGGGACACTCAGTCTACCAAACCCAGACCTGGGGAGAGGCTTCGATCGGCTCCTCTCAGATCCACCAACCCCTTTGAGCCAGAAAGCCACCTCCCTCTGCCTTCTGGGGGCGGGGTGCTGCTGAGTCGTTCTCAATCTGGAGGAGAAGCACGCCGCAGCACTATTGTACGTTTTATGCCGGATGGAGCACAGGTTCCCAGCGACAACAATTTAGTTGCTGACCAACATTTAGCACAAAACTTTGGTTTCCCACTCATACATGAAGGAGTCATGAATCCTCCGCCCCCCATCAATGCAAACTCCACTTTCATCCCTCCTGTGAGCCAGTCAAACACCTCCCGGACACCATCTCTTCTCCCGGTGGAGCCCCAAAACACTCTACCTTCTTTCTATCCCTCCTATTCTCCGGCTGCTCACCCTAGCCTCTCCAGCGACGTCACTCTGCAGTACTTTCCTAACCAAATGTTTACAAGTCCAAGTGCTGACAAGGGCAGCGCTCCTCCACTCAACAACCGCTTCAGCTCCATCCTCTCCCCACCCCGCCCTGTTGGCTTTGCTCAGGCCAGCTTCCCTTTGCTTCCAGACATCCCCCCCATGCCCATTGCCAATTCTTCCTCCATCACCCCTCACATCTCCAACTTCAGTTTCACCTCTCTGTTTCCTGAAATTGCCTCTGGCGTGTCCACCGATGGCTCGGCCATGCCGATGTCTCCTCTGCTGTCTCTGTCCAACACCTCCTCTGCTGATTCCAGCAAGCAGCCCAATCGCCCGGCTCATAACATCAGTCACATTCTGGGCCATGACGGCAGCTCAGCCATATGA
- the naa50 gene encoding N-alpha-acetyltransferase 50 isoform X1 — protein MKGSRIELGDVTPHNIKQLKRLNQVIFPVSYNDKFYKDVLEVGELAKLAYFNDIAVGAVCCRVDHSQNQKRLYIMTLGCLAPYRRLGIGTKMLNHVLNICEKDGTFDNIYLHVQISNESAIDFYQKFGFEIIETKKNYYKRIEPADAHVLQKSLRSPCAQPSGELQKTE, from the exons atgaaagg tagccggATCGAGTTGGGGGACGTTACGCCTCACAACATTAAGCAGTTGAAACGGCTGAATCAAGTCATCTTCCCTGTCAGCTACAACGACAAGTTTTACAAAGATGTTCTGGAAGTTGGAGAGCTTGCAAAGCTAG CATACTTTAACGACATTGCAGTTGGGGCTGTGTGCTGCAGAGTGGATCACTCTCAGAACCAGAAAAGACTGTACATCATGACACTTGGGTGTCTAGCCCCCTACCGTAGACTCGGAATTG GTACAAAGATGCTGAACCATGTGCTAAACATATGCGAGAAGGATGGCACATTTGACAACATTTACCT TCACGTGCAAATCAGCAATGAATCAGCCATTGACTTTTACCAGAAGTTTGGCTTTGAGATCATCGAGACAAAAAAGAATTACTACAAAAGGATAGAGCCAGCAGATGCCCATGTGTTGCAGAAGAGTCTGCGCTCCCCATGTGCACAACCCAGCGGAGAGCTTCAGAAGACCGAGTAG
- the naa50 gene encoding N-alpha-acetyltransferase 50 isoform X2, with amino-acid sequence MKGRIELGDVTPHNIKQLKRLNQVIFPVSYNDKFYKDVLEVGELAKLAYFNDIAVGAVCCRVDHSQNQKRLYIMTLGCLAPYRRLGIGTKMLNHVLNICEKDGTFDNIYLHVQISNESAIDFYQKFGFEIIETKKNYYKRIEPADAHVLQKSLRSPCAQPSGELQKTE; translated from the exons atgaaagg ccggATCGAGTTGGGGGACGTTACGCCTCACAACATTAAGCAGTTGAAACGGCTGAATCAAGTCATCTTCCCTGTCAGCTACAACGACAAGTTTTACAAAGATGTTCTGGAAGTTGGAGAGCTTGCAAAGCTAG CATACTTTAACGACATTGCAGTTGGGGCTGTGTGCTGCAGAGTGGATCACTCTCAGAACCAGAAAAGACTGTACATCATGACACTTGGGTGTCTAGCCCCCTACCGTAGACTCGGAATTG GTACAAAGATGCTGAACCATGTGCTAAACATATGCGAGAAGGATGGCACATTTGACAACATTTACCT TCACGTGCAAATCAGCAATGAATCAGCCATTGACTTTTACCAGAAGTTTGGCTTTGAGATCATCGAGACAAAAAAGAATTACTACAAAAGGATAGAGCCAGCAGATGCCCATGTGTTGCAGAAGAGTCTGCGCTCCCCATGTGCACAACCCAGCGGAGAGCTTCAGAAGACCGAGTAG
- the atp6v1a gene encoding V-type proton ATPase catalytic subunit A produces MDMSKLPKIRDEYRESEFGYVHGVSGPVVTATAMAGAAMYELVRVGHSELVGEIIRLEGDMATIQVYEETSGVSVGDPVLRTGKPLSVELGPGIMGSIFDGIQRPLKDINDITQSIYIPRGVNIGALNRDSKWEFTPIKSLRVGSHITGGDIYGMVFENSLIKHKIMLPPKNRGTVTYVAPPGNYDISDVVMELEFEGVKEKFTMVQVWPVRQVRPVTEKLPSNHPLLTGQRVLDALFPCVQGGTTAIPGAFGCGKTVISQSLSKYSNSDVIIYVGCGERGNEMSEVLRDFPELTMEVDGKTESIMKRTALVANTSNMPVAAREASIYTGITLSEYFRDMGYNVSMMADSTSRWAEALREISGRLAEMPADSGYPAYLGARLASFYERAGRVKCLGNPEREGSVSIVGAVSPPGGDFSDPVTSATLGIVQVFWGLDKKLAQRKHFPSVNWLISYSKYTRALDEYYDKHFPEFVPLRTKAKEILQEEEDLAEIVQLVGKASLAETDKITLEVAKLIKDDFLQQNGYTPYDRFCPFYKTVGILSNMIAFYDMARHAVETTAQSDNKITWAMIREHMGEILYRISSMKFKDPVKDGEAKIKADYAQLLEDMQNGFRTLEE; encoded by the exons ATGGACATGTCCAAGCTGCCGAAAATCAGGGATGAGTACAGAGAGAGCGAGTTTGGATACGTTCATGGCGTCTCTGGACCAG TGGTGACAGCCACGGCCATGGCCGGAGCTGCCATGTACGAGCTGGTCCGTGTCGGCCACAGTGAGCTGGTGGGAGAGATCATCAGGCTGGAGGGAGACATGGCCACCATTCAGGTCTACGAGGAGACGT CTGGTGTGTCGGTGGGAGACCCCGTGCTCCGGACTGGAAAACCTCTCTCCGTGGAGCTGGGCCCAGGAATTATGGGATCCATTTTTGACGGGATCCAGCGACCCCTGAAGGACATCAATGATATCACACAGAGCATCTACATCCCCAGAGGAGTGAACATTGGAGCCCTCAACCGAGACTCCAAGTGGGAGTTTACCCCCATCAAGAGCCTGCGG GTCGGCAGTCACATTACAGGAGGGGACATCTATGGTATGGTGTTTGAAAACTCGCTCATAAAGCAcaaaatcatgctccctccaaAGAACCGAGGCACGGTGACCTACGTGGCTCCGCCCGGAAACTACGACATCAGC GATGTGGTGATGGAGCTGGAGTTTGAGGGTGTGAAGGAGAAATTCACCATGGTGCAGGTGTGGCCTGTCAGACAGGTGCGACCTGTCACGGAGAAGCTGCCTTCCAATCACCCGCTGCTGACAGGGCAAAGAGTGCTGGATGCCCTTTTCCC cTGCGTGCAAGGAGGAACCACCGCCATCCCAGGAGCTTTCGGCTGTGGGAAGACGGTCATCTCTCAGTCTCTGTCCAAGTACTCAAACAGTGACGTCATCATCTACGTGGGCTGTGGAGAGCGTGGAAATGAAATGTCTGAAGTACTGCGAGACTTCCCAGAG CTGACGATGGAAGTGGACGGAAAGACTGAGAGCATCATGAAGAGAACGGCGCTGGTGGCCAATACCTCCAACATGCCTGTTGCTGCTAGAGAGGCCTCCATCTATACAG GAATTACActatctgagtatttcagagACATGGGATACAATGTGAGCATGATGGCTGACTCCACTTCCCGTTGGGCCGAGGCTCTCAGGGAGATTTCCGGACGTTTGGCTGAAATGCCTGCTG ACAGCGGTTATCCTGCCTACCTGGGTGCCCGACTTGCCTCCTTTTATGAGCGTGCGGGACGAGTGAAATGTCTGGGAAACCCTGAAAGGGAGGGAAGCGTCAGCATCGTTGGAGC TGTTTCGCCTCCTGGTGGTGACTTCTCTGATCCAGTTACCTCAGCCACACTCGGTATTGTTCAG GTCTTCTGGGGTCTGGATAAAAAACTGGCTCAGAGGAAGCACTTCCCTTCGGTCAACTGGCTGATCAGCTACAGTAAATACACCCGGGCTCTGGATGAGTACTACGACAAGCACTTCCCTGAGTTTGTGCCCCTGCGCACCAAGGCGAAGGAGATCcttcaggaggaggaggacctgGCTGAGATTGTGCAGCTTGTGGGAAAG GCTTCATTAGCAGAAACTGATAAAATCACTCTGGAGGTTGCAAAATTGATTAAAGACGACTTCCTGCAGCAGAACGGCTACACTCCGTATGACAG GTTTTGCCCTTTCTACAAGACGGTGGGCATACTGTCCAACATGATAGCCTTTTATGACATGGCACGGCATGCGGTGGAGACCACAGCTCAGAGTGACAATAAGATCACCTGGGCCATGATCAGAGAGCACATGGGAGAAATCCTCTACAGGATCAGCTCAATGAAATTCAAG GACCCCGTGAAGGACGGCGAGGCCAAAATAAAGGCCGATTACGCCCAGCTGCTGGAGGACATGCAGAACGGTTTCCGTACCCTGGAGGAATAG